The following are from one region of the Marinomonas sp. CT5 genome:
- a CDS encoding lipid A deacylase LpxR family protein, which yields MFKLSNVSAIKYYLLSFSLLATMPVFADTSWVSATLDNDVFVYEDNGYTNGLYVSWYDLRDSDASDHTPDFWVKPLMWTMPSGPVESSANIYGIGQIINTSDDIEDPNPPKNDFPYSALLGLNNTFIATRGDHADRVSTTIGIVGPLALGEQTQKVVHRIIGAQEPMGWDTQLKTEVAFQLSRSRIWRSWASELDTMDLLTGADISVGTIKSSVSTGFMFRYGRNLAVSYQTVLLSENRMANPTAVGNGWFVYAGLKAGYVFNQIFTDGNTFRDSRSIDYNHRNNIFTTGLTYSWGESALSFAVNSPFTINGSDADKKFDEQTRYGTLTFAWQI from the coding sequence ATGTTCAAGCTAAGCAACGTATCTGCCATTAAATATTACCTTTTAAGTTTTTCTCTGTTAGCTACGATGCCAGTTTTTGCGGATACAAGTTGGGTTTCAGCAACGCTAGATAATGATGTTTTTGTGTATGAAGACAATGGTTATACCAATGGGCTTTATGTTTCATGGTACGACTTAAGAGATAGTGATGCTTCTGATCACACTCCAGATTTTTGGGTAAAACCGCTTATGTGGACTATGCCCTCAGGGCCAGTAGAAAGCTCCGCCAATATCTATGGTATTGGACAAATTATCAATACTTCGGATGATATTGAAGATCCAAATCCACCGAAAAATGATTTTCCATACTCGGCTTTGTTAGGCCTTAACAATACTTTTATTGCTACCCGAGGCGATCATGCAGATCGTGTAAGTACAACAATCGGTATTGTCGGTCCTCTTGCATTGGGGGAGCAAACACAAAAGGTTGTACACCGTATTATTGGTGCGCAAGAGCCTATGGGGTGGGATACTCAGCTGAAAACGGAAGTTGCATTTCAATTATCTCGCAGTCGTATTTGGCGTTCTTGGGCATCAGAACTAGACACTATGGATCTGCTAACAGGTGCTGACATCAGTGTTGGAACCATTAAAAGTTCAGTGAGTACCGGTTTTATGTTTCGCTACGGACGGAATTTAGCCGTTTCGTATCAAACGGTTTTGTTATCGGAGAACAGAATGGCTAATCCAACTGCTGTGGGGAATGGTTGGTTTGTCTATGCCGGTTTAAAAGCGGGTTATGTTTTTAATCAAATCTTTACGGATGGTAATACTTTTCGTGATAGTCGATCTATTGATTACAACCATAGAAATAATATATTTACCACGGGATTAACTTATTCATGGGGAGAGTCCGCTCTGTCTTTTGCGGTTAATTCCCCTTTTACTATCAATGGTAGTGATGCAGATAAAAAGTTTGATGAACAGACTCGTTATGGCACCTTGACCTTTGCTTGGCAAATATAA
- a CDS encoding alpha/beta fold hydrolase — MKKLFFTFEGDSHKPVIVLGHPLGMNSRVWDGIVPELLKDFRIIRWDLPGHGLSAPLDSSASPLTPNALIDPLIAKCDELGIEKFHYVGTSIGGMIGQQLVTQHPERLLSATLTNTGAKIGSQEAWLTRQKDVMTLGLESMAPTLVLRWFSEDSVKTNPTLATYWQEQLAKVDDFSYGELCAWLGNMDLNDSLKSSSLPIQLICGEKDVATTPELMKTLASSLQVNKLEIIEKIGHVPSVESPDQLTSLIKGFIS; from the coding sequence ATGAAGAAATTATTTTTTACCTTTGAAGGCGATAGCCATAAACCCGTTATCGTCCTTGGTCATCCTTTAGGCATGAACAGCCGAGTTTGGGATGGCATTGTCCCTGAATTACTAAAAGATTTTCGAATCATTCGCTGGGATCTTCCTGGTCACGGCTTAAGCGCCCCCCTTGACTCAAGCGCTTCACCGTTAACACCCAACGCGTTGATTGACCCCTTAATTGCAAAATGTGATGAGCTGGGCATCGAAAAATTTCATTATGTGGGAACGTCTATTGGCGGCATGATTGGTCAACAACTCGTCACCCAACACCCTGAGCGTTTGTTAAGTGCCACCTTAACCAACACGGGGGCAAAAATTGGCAGCCAAGAGGCGTGGCTAACTCGTCAAAAAGATGTGATGACGTTGGGACTAGAAAGTATGGCACCAACCTTAGTGTTACGCTGGTTTAGTGAAGACAGTGTGAAAACTAACCCGACGTTAGCCACTTACTGGCAGGAACAACTCGCCAAAGTAGATGACTTTAGTTACGGTGAGCTTTGCGCATGGCTTGGCAATATGGATCTCAATGATTCATTAAAATCAAGTTCGCTACCAATACAATTAATCTGTGGTGAGAAAGATGTCGCAACCACGCCAGAACTGATGAAAACACTCGCTTCATCACTACAGGTTAATAAGCTAGAAATTATAGAGAAGATTGGCCATGTGCCATCGGTAGAATCACCAGATCAACTCACCAGCCTAATTAAAGGCTTTATCTCATAA
- the pcaF gene encoding 3-oxoadipyl-CoA thiolase: MSSVYICHPKRSAVGRYAGSLAAVRPDDMLAQVIQSVLKDAPDLDPAAIDDAIFGCANQSGEDNRNVARMATLLSGMPYSVSATTINRLCGSGMDAVGAAFRAIQAGEADLMLAGGVESMSRAPFVMGKPNAAYDRQQKLEDTTMGWRFINPVLKSLYGTESMPETAENIAERYKITREQQDAFALRSQQKAKAAQEAGRFAEEITPITIQPRRGNLIVVDQDEHLRPDTTLEDLAKLKAPFRNNGSVTAGNASGINDGAAAMLIASKAAVESQKLEPLAKIIGMATAGVEPTVMGMGPVPAVQKLLKRTGLSLADMDVIELNEAFAVQGLACIQELGLSPEDERINPNGGAIALGHPLGMSGARLLQSAAMQLKRTGGRYALCTMCIGVGQGIAMLIERSDI; encoded by the coding sequence ATGAGTTCTGTTTACATCTGTCATCCTAAACGCTCTGCTGTTGGCCGTTACGCCGGATCCCTTGCGGCCGTTCGTCCTGACGACATGCTAGCTCAAGTCATTCAATCTGTATTGAAAGATGCCCCAGATCTCGACCCTGCGGCCATTGATGACGCGATTTTTGGTTGCGCCAATCAATCAGGTGAAGACAATCGTAACGTGGCACGCATGGCCACCCTTCTATCGGGTATGCCTTATAGCGTCTCTGCAACGACAATAAACCGCTTATGTGGATCAGGTATGGACGCTGTTGGCGCTGCATTCCGAGCCATTCAAGCAGGTGAAGCAGACTTGATGCTTGCCGGCGGTGTTGAGTCCATGTCTCGCGCGCCATTTGTTATGGGTAAACCCAATGCGGCATACGATAGACAGCAAAAATTAGAAGACACCACCATGGGCTGGCGTTTTATCAACCCTGTCTTAAAGTCTTTGTATGGCACAGAATCCATGCCGGAAACCGCGGAAAATATTGCTGAGCGCTACAAGATAACTCGCGAACAACAAGATGCATTCGCTTTACGCTCTCAACAAAAAGCCAAAGCAGCACAAGAAGCCGGTCGTTTTGCTGAAGAAATCACACCAATCACGATTCAACCAAGACGCGGCAACCTAATTGTTGTCGATCAAGATGAACATTTACGTCCTGACACCACCTTGGAAGACTTAGCCAAGCTGAAAGCCCCATTTCGAAACAATGGTTCAGTAACAGCAGGTAACGCATCTGGCATAAACGACGGAGCGGCGGCCATGTTAATTGCAAGTAAAGCCGCAGTCGAAAGCCAAAAGTTAGAGCCTCTGGCGAAAATCATCGGCATGGCAACGGCCGGTGTTGAACCCACAGTAATGGGCATGGGTCCCGTTCCTGCGGTGCAAAAATTGCTAAAGCGTACCGGTCTTTCTCTTGCGGATATGGATGTGATCGAATTAAATGAAGCCTTTGCGGTACAAGGCTTAGCCTGCATTCAAGAATTGGGGCTTTCACCTGAAGACGAACGCATTAATCCAAATGGCGGTGCTATTGCTCTTGGCCATCCATTAGGTATGTCAGGTGCTCGCCTATTACAATCTGCCGCTATGCAGCTAAAACGCACAGGTGGACGCTATGCATTGTGCACCATGTGTATTGGCGTCGGACAAGGCATTGCGATGCTGATCGAACGGAGCGACATTTAA
- a CDS encoding CoA-transferase subunit beta, translating into MTTHNEYTSAEMMTITAARALSNDMTCFVGIGLPSEAANVARLTHAPDVTLIYESGTLQTKPDVLPLSIGDGELCESALTTVSVPEMFRYWLQGGHIDVGFLGTAQIDRFANLNTTVIAANHPEEGKNGAHSYANPKVRLPGGGGAPEISTNAKEVFITVKHSKRTFVKDVDFITTIGFGRDGKGRENLPNIGRGPSVVITDLCILKPDPATKELIVTSLHPGTTKEDVIEATGWEIKFADSLETTPAPNEQELQVLRELKARTEKAHSAQEAK; encoded by the coding sequence ATGACAACACATAACGAATACACTTCCGCCGAAATGATGACCATCACAGCGGCACGCGCTTTAAGCAATGACATGACTTGCTTTGTCGGAATTGGTTTACCCAGCGAAGCGGCTAACGTAGCCCGTTTAACTCATGCTCCAGATGTCACCTTGATCTACGAATCCGGCACTTTGCAAACCAAACCAGATGTATTGCCTTTGTCGATTGGCGATGGTGAACTCTGTGAATCGGCGCTTACCACCGTCTCTGTACCAGAAATGTTCCGTTACTGGCTACAAGGTGGACACATTGATGTTGGCTTTTTAGGCACAGCGCAAATCGACCGTTTTGCTAACCTCAACACCACGGTCATTGCCGCTAACCACCCTGAAGAAGGGAAAAACGGTGCGCACAGTTATGCCAACCCTAAAGTTCGTTTACCTGGCGGCGGCGGTGCTCCTGAAATTTCCACCAATGCAAAAGAAGTCTTTATCACTGTTAAGCATTCCAAACGTACTTTTGTAAAAGACGTAGACTTCATCACAACTATTGGTTTTGGTCGTGATGGCAAAGGTCGCGAAAACCTACCCAATATTGGTCGCGGGCCAAGTGTGGTGATTACCGATTTGTGTATCCTAAAACCCGACCCAGCCACCAAAGAATTGATTGTGACTAGCTTACACCCTGGCACAACAAAAGAAGACGTTATTGAAGCAACGGGATGGGAAATCAAATTTGCCGACTCTCTTGAGACCACACCCGCGCCAAACGAACAAGAGCTGCAAGTATTACGCGAATTAAAAGCCCGAACTGAAAAAGCACACAGTGCCCAGGAGGCAAAATGA
- a CDS encoding CoA transferase subunit A, which yields MTKFMTLKEAIATYIKDGDTISLEGFTHLIPFAAGHEIIRQKKRDLALIRMTPDLIYDQLVGAGCVRKLTFSWGGNPGVGSLHRVRDAIEHDYPCKLETVEHSHAAMANAYEAGAAGLPLAVFRGYVGSELPQVNKEIASITCPFTGEQLAAIPAIRPDVGIIHAQKADRAGNVLIEGIIGVQKEVVLSSKRSIVTVEEIVDDLDVTPNACVLPAWTIDAIAVAPEGAKPSYTLGYYDRDNNYYKQWDSISRDRDSFNQWLESHVFGQGEV from the coding sequence ATGACTAAGTTTATGACACTAAAAGAGGCCATCGCGACCTACATAAAAGATGGCGACACCATTTCACTTGAAGGCTTTACTCACCTCATCCCTTTTGCGGCTGGGCATGAAATCATCCGCCAGAAAAAGCGCGACTTGGCACTCATTCGTATGACACCTGATCTGATTTATGACCAATTAGTCGGTGCAGGCTGTGTACGCAAACTGACCTTTTCTTGGGGTGGCAACCCTGGTGTTGGCTCCCTTCACCGTGTTCGTGATGCCATAGAACATGACTATCCCTGCAAACTAGAAACGGTTGAACACAGCCATGCCGCCATGGCAAACGCCTATGAAGCCGGCGCGGCAGGACTGCCTTTGGCGGTTTTCCGTGGCTATGTTGGTAGTGAATTACCTCAGGTAAACAAAGAGATTGCCTCTATCACCTGCCCTTTCACTGGCGAACAGTTGGCAGCCATTCCTGCTATTAGACCCGATGTGGGCATTATTCATGCTCAAAAAGCCGACCGAGCTGGCAATGTGCTTATCGAAGGGATTATTGGCGTGCAAAAAGAAGTTGTCTTGTCCTCTAAACGCAGCATTGTCACAGTTGAAGAGATTGTCGATGACTTAGACGTTACACCAAACGCCTGTGTCTTACCCGCTTGGACAATTGACGCGATTGCCGTCGCACCAGAAGGCGCAAAACCCTCTTATACACTCGGCTATTACGACAGAGACAACAATTATTACAAACAATGGGACAGCATCAGTCGTGATCGAGATAGCTTCAACCAATGGTTGGAATCCCATGTGTTTGGCCAAGGAGAAGTTTAA
- a CDS encoding IclR family transcriptional regulator C-terminal domain-containing protein, giving the protein MSEEKLSPDHRDYVGALASGLDVIMAFDPQHKDMTLSEVAEQTGMDRAKARRFLLTLHALGYIKREGRKFTLTPKVLALGYAYNVSNDHLSVVEHYLHDITARLGESSSLAVLDQQDIMYVVRSPAAHRLMSITLSAGTRLPAAYTSMGRMLVAKLPAEERKNWLKKATLNAYTQHSIVDKSEFEQMLVVVGEQNYCVVDQELDLGLRSLAVPAFTFDGTLLGAINLSTNASRVSHQTLIEECLPVLQEAAEQIRLHTK; this is encoded by the coding sequence ATGAGTGAGGAAAAGCTGTCACCAGATCATCGTGACTATGTGGGTGCATTGGCATCTGGGCTGGATGTGATTATGGCATTTGATCCGCAGCATAAAGATATGACGTTGTCCGAAGTAGCAGAGCAAACTGGCATGGACAGAGCCAAAGCCCGACGCTTTTTGCTGACTCTTCATGCGCTCGGATACATTAAGCGAGAAGGGCGGAAGTTTACGTTAACGCCTAAAGTGTTGGCGCTTGGTTACGCCTACAATGTTAGCAATGATCATCTTAGCGTGGTGGAGCATTATCTGCATGATATTACCGCGCGATTAGGTGAATCTTCGTCTCTCGCTGTGTTGGATCAACAAGATATTATGTATGTGGTTCGCTCGCCAGCCGCCCACCGTTTAATGTCGATCACGTTAAGTGCAGGGACTCGTTTGCCTGCTGCATATACTTCAATGGGGCGAATGCTGGTGGCGAAACTGCCTGCCGAAGAACGAAAAAATTGGCTGAAAAAGGCCACTCTTAATGCCTACACTCAACACAGCATTGTCGATAAGTCGGAATTTGAGCAAATGCTTGTAGTAGTTGGCGAACAGAATTATTGCGTGGTGGATCAGGAGTTGGATCTTGGCTTACGCTCCTTGGCAGTGCCAGCGTTCACTTTTGATGGCACGTTACTGGGGGCGATAAACCTTAGTACCAATGCATCACGCGTGAGTCATCAAACCTTGATTGAAGAATGTTTGCCTGTGTTACAGGAAGCGGCAGAACAGATTCGCTTGCATACAAAATAA
- a CDS encoding LysR family transcriptional regulator: MELRHLRYFCAVAEEKNLTRAAEKLFIAQPPLTRQIKQLEEDVGAQLFDRHSRGLTLTPAGEYFWEQAKQMLAKADMVIENTCRIAEEQKAVFSIGFVPSVFYGQLPSLVRDLRQQTNANILMHDLKTGEQIEALKTGKIDIGFGRLTIPDDQVEQTILFQEPLLVALHVGHPLLQKGEPTLEELAKMPMILYPASKAATPTFADICTSLFTSRGLTTKVTQQVNDLQTALGLVASEMGFTLVSEQVRHFGRDDVVFIPLQDKSITCPVIFSRRKEPMDSITALAVDILKNLIKNRQNGLFH, from the coding sequence ATGGAGTTAAGACATCTACGTTATTTCTGTGCGGTTGCTGAGGAAAAAAATCTCACTCGCGCCGCTGAAAAACTCTTTATTGCGCAACCGCCATTAACAAGGCAGATAAAGCAATTGGAGGAAGATGTCGGTGCGCAACTTTTTGATCGCCACTCAAGAGGACTGACGCTAACACCCGCAGGTGAATACTTCTGGGAACAAGCAAAACAAATGCTGGCGAAAGCCGATATGGTCATTGAAAATACTTGCCGCATTGCAGAGGAACAAAAAGCCGTTTTCAGTATTGGCTTTGTTCCCTCCGTGTTTTACGGCCAACTGCCCTCTTTAGTACGAGATTTGCGTCAACAAACCAACGCCAATATTTTGATGCATGACTTAAAGACGGGCGAACAGATAGAGGCATTAAAGACAGGTAAAATAGATATTGGTTTTGGTCGCTTAACCATTCCCGATGATCAGGTCGAACAGACCATCTTGTTCCAAGAGCCTTTATTAGTCGCCTTGCATGTTGGCCATCCGCTTCTTCAAAAAGGAGAACCGACACTGGAAGAGCTGGCGAAAATGCCAATGATTTTATACCCAGCAAGCAAAGCGGCGACACCCACTTTTGCCGATATTTGTACCTCGCTATTTACCAGCCGTGGGCTAACCACCAAAGTGACTCAACAGGTCAACGATCTGCAAACCGCATTAGGATTGGTGGCATCTGAAATGGGCTTTACTCTGGTCTCCGAGCAAGTAAGACATTTTGGACGAGATGATGTGGTGTTTATTCCTTTGCAAGATAAGTCCATCACCTGTCCCGTTATATTTAGTCGTCGCAAAGAGCCCATGGACTCCATTACGGCACTGGCGGTTGATATTCTCAAGAACCTAATTAAAAACCGTCAGAACGGCTTATTTCATTGA
- a CDS encoding DctP family TRAP transporter solute-binding subunit has protein sequence MKKIPSSLTAFALCTSLLSGVVHASECDPGERVVKFSHVTGGTTHPKVILINEFAANVNREMNGKLCIEVYPNSTLFGDSKELEALLLGDVQLLAPSIAKFGAFTDKYAVFDLPFLFKDLDQIIRFTKTPEAKDLLNVMEDSAGFVGLGYWMSGMKYFTANKPLIVPSDAKGLKIRVQSSKIAKEMIRAMGASPQVMAFSEVYGALQTGVVDGQENTWSNIYTKKFYEVQDSITETNHQVLAYLFVTSSDFLNSLSDEDRAQFLGLVDRATESANKLVKEKDAVNRENILRAGGKINTLTPEQRAEWVNTMSPIWKEFEGSIGKGLIETAAGA, from the coding sequence ATGAAAAAAATACCTTCGAGTTTGACTGCTTTTGCTTTGTGCACCTCTTTATTGAGCGGTGTTGTTCACGCCTCAGAATGTGATCCTGGTGAGCGAGTTGTGAAATTCAGTCATGTAACGGGGGGGACCACGCACCCCAAAGTCATATTGATCAATGAATTTGCCGCGAATGTTAATCGGGAAATGAATGGCAAATTGTGCATTGAGGTTTACCCAAACTCCACACTCTTTGGGGACTCAAAAGAGCTGGAAGCCTTGTTATTGGGAGATGTACAGTTACTTGCGCCTTCCATCGCAAAGTTTGGCGCTTTTACAGATAAATACGCGGTATTTGACTTACCGTTTTTATTCAAAGATCTAGATCAGATTATTCGTTTTACAAAAACACCGGAAGCCAAAGATTTATTGAATGTGATGGAAGACTCTGCCGGCTTCGTTGGTTTGGGTTATTGGATGTCCGGCATGAAATACTTTACTGCCAACAAGCCTTTGATTGTGCCGAGTGATGCCAAAGGATTAAAAATACGTGTGCAATCATCGAAAATTGCAAAAGAAATGATCCGTGCGATGGGGGCTTCGCCACAAGTCATGGCTTTCTCTGAAGTGTATGGCGCTTTGCAAACTGGCGTGGTCGATGGTCAGGAAAACACTTGGTCAAACATCTACACGAAGAAATTTTACGAAGTTCAAGACAGTATCACCGAGACTAACCATCAAGTTCTTGCTTATTTGTTTGTCACGTCGAGCGATTTTTTAAACAGTTTGTCTGATGAGGATCGCGCACAATTTTTAGGTCTGGTGGATAGGGCAACGGAATCCGCCAACAAGCTAGTAAAAGAAAAAGATGCGGTGAATCGTGAGAATATCCTTCGTGCAGGCGGAAAAATAAATACCTTAACTCCTGAACAGCGAGCGGAATGGGTCAATACCATGTCTCCTATTTGGAAAGAGTTTGAAGGTTCGATTGGTAAAGGTTTAATCGAAACGGCAGCAGGGGCATAA
- a CDS encoding muconate/chloromuconate family cycloisomerase → MTSKITHIETMLVDIPTIRPHKLSMTSMAVQTMVIVRIKDDQGREGLGEGTTIGGLAYGPESPESIKTNIDTYLAPLLIDQPLHSIKFLIQRLSMSVRGNMIAKSALQTALLDLQGKHLGVPVSTLLGGAVHQHIPCLWVLASGDTDKDIAEAKALIASGRHCDFKLKIGSRHVNDDVAHVAAIKAALGDSASVRVDVNQAWDESTAAKGMAALQEAGVDLVEQPTPAKEWDALVRLSQKFTIPILADEGVADASDVFQLAQRGFNGGIALKIAKAGGPIEALYAATVSSASGMELYGGTLLEGSIGTAVSIHAWSTLPKLHWGSEMFGPLLLQDDIIKQPLRYHNNGVDVPDAPGLGIEIDEEKLALYRRK, encoded by the coding sequence ATGACATCGAAAATTACTCACATTGAAACAATGCTTGTGGATATTCCCACGATTCGCCCTCATAAATTATCCATGACATCTATGGCCGTGCAAACCATGGTGATTGTTCGTATCAAGGATGATCAAGGTCGTGAAGGCTTAGGTGAAGGCACCACTATTGGCGGTTTGGCTTATGGCCCAGAAAGCCCAGAAAGTATTAAAACGAACATCGATACTTACCTTGCTCCTTTGCTTATCGATCAGCCACTTCATAGCATCAAATTTCTTATTCAACGTTTAAGCATGTCTGTACGAGGCAATATGATTGCTAAATCAGCTTTGCAAACCGCATTGTTGGATTTGCAAGGCAAGCATTTAGGTGTTCCTGTCTCTACTCTCTTGGGCGGCGCTGTTCATCAACATATTCCTTGTCTTTGGGTATTGGCCTCTGGCGATACAGATAAAGACATTGCAGAAGCAAAAGCACTGATCGCTAGCGGTCGTCATTGCGACTTCAAACTGAAAATCGGTTCTCGACATGTTAATGACGATGTGGCTCATGTGGCGGCTATCAAAGCGGCATTGGGCGATAGCGCGAGTGTGCGAGTCGACGTAAACCAAGCATGGGATGAGTCAACAGCAGCAAAAGGCATGGCGGCGCTTCAAGAAGCGGGCGTGGACTTAGTTGAACAGCCAACCCCTGCAAAAGAATGGGATGCTTTAGTCCGATTATCGCAAAAATTCACGATTCCTATTTTGGCGGATGAAGGTGTTGCCGATGCTTCAGATGTTTTCCAGCTTGCTCAGCGTGGTTTTAATGGTGGTATCGCCTTGAAAATTGCCAAAGCGGGTGGACCAATTGAAGCGCTTTATGCGGCGACCGTGTCATCGGCGTCAGGTATGGAATTATATGGTGGTACTTTATTAGAAGGTTCCATTGGTACTGCGGTGTCAATACATGCTTGGTCTACCTTACCGAAATTGCATTGGGGAAGTGAAATGTTTGGTCCTCTTCTTTTACAAGATGACATTATCAAACAGCCACTTCGCTACCATAACAATGGGGTAGATGTACCGGATGCGCCTGGTTTAGGTATTGAAATTGACGAAGAAAAGCTGGCGCTTTATCGACGTAAATAA
- the catC gene encoding muconolactone Delta-isomerase: protein MLFKVEMTVNIPKDLPVAEADAIKLKEKNYSQELQKAGIWVHLWRVVGQYSNVSIFDVKDNAHLHEILTGLPLYPFMTMEVTALCQHPSSIK, encoded by the coding sequence ATGCTTTTTAAAGTTGAAATGACGGTGAATATTCCGAAAGACCTTCCGGTTGCAGAGGCAGATGCGATCAAATTGAAGGAAAAGAACTATTCACAAGAATTACAAAAAGCTGGGATTTGGGTGCACTTGTGGCGGGTTGTCGGACAGTATTCCAATGTGAGTATCTTTGATGTGAAAGACAATGCTCATTTGCATGAAATCCTTACAGGCTTGCCTTTGTACCCATTTATGACGATGGAAGTGACAGCCTTATGTCAACATCCATCTTCCATAAAATAG
- the catA gene encoding catechol 1,2-dioxygenase yields MTVKTIQTEAVQTLLKKVAGLDREQGNPRMKEIIFRLVSDIYKMIDDLDITPDEFWQGVNYLNDLGTTKEAVLLAPGLGFDHFLDIREDAKDEAAGLAGGTPRTIEGPLYVENAPISEGETRMDDGESPGQGMWLHGKVVDEDGKPVAGAVVDLWHADSKGGYSYFDPTQSEFNLRRRVITDADGCYRARSIVPNGYGVPPEGNTIKVLQSLGRHGNRPAHIHYFVSKPGYKHLTTQINLAGDAYTYDDFAFATRDELVVEATPKNDNAHGFDSEYLDVEFNVEILKTDKAELEDKHARARAAVA; encoded by the coding sequence ATGACTGTTAAAACAATTCAAACAGAAGCAGTACAAACCCTACTGAAAAAAGTGGCTGGCTTGGACAGAGAGCAAGGCAACCCACGTATGAAGGAAATCATTTTTCGTTTAGTGTCAGACATCTATAAGATGATCGACGACCTAGATATTACGCCTGATGAGTTTTGGCAAGGTGTGAATTATCTCAATGACCTTGGTACGACGAAAGAAGCTGTTTTGCTTGCACCTGGTTTAGGTTTTGATCATTTCTTAGATATTCGTGAAGATGCAAAAGATGAAGCCGCAGGCCTAGCGGGTGGCACGCCACGTACTATTGAAGGCCCTCTATATGTAGAGAATGCGCCAATTTCTGAAGGTGAAACACGCATGGACGATGGTGAGTCTCCAGGCCAAGGTATGTGGCTTCACGGTAAAGTAGTGGATGAAGATGGCAAACCAGTAGCGGGTGCGGTTGTTGACCTTTGGCACGCTGATTCTAAAGGTGGCTACTCTTACTTTGATCCAACGCAAAGTGAATTTAACCTACGTCGTCGAGTGATTACGGATGCTGACGGTTGCTACCGTGCTCGTAGTATCGTGCCAAACGGCTACGGTGTTCCACCAGAAGGTAATACTATTAAAGTACTTCAGAGCCTTGGCCGTCACGGTAACCGTCCCGCTCACATTCATTACTTTGTTTCTAAACCTGGTTACAAGCATCTAACAACTCAGATTAACTTGGCGGGTGATGCATACACTTACGATGACTTTGCTTTTGCGACTCGTGATGAATTGGTTGTTGAAGCAACACCAAAGAATGACAATGCACACGGCTTTGACAGCGAATATTTGGACGTTGAATTCAATGTTGAAATTCTTAAAACGGACAAAGCAGAATTAGAAGACAAGCATGCTCGTGCTCGTGCAGCAGTTGCTTAA
- a CDS encoding DsbA family protein: MLNVHYFFDPMCGWCYGASSLVGVLADIPEFEIIYHPGGMIPKQAIDPSFRQHILQADAQIANMTKAHFGDAYKARVTGTEDYIVDSYSTTRAFLVGQEMGIEAHVMLAAIQKAHYQDGQHLDELNVLADLAVSMGLDKATWNEKMADSEAKMRSQVQESHDLMGQLQVSGYPTFILEKEDRLMRLPHSNYYGKTEEWKNYLAEWV; this comes from the coding sequence ATGCTCAACGTTCATTACTTCTTTGACCCTATGTGTGGTTGGTGTTACGGGGCGTCATCACTGGTAGGTGTATTGGCTGACATTCCGGAATTTGAAATCATTTATCACCCTGGTGGTATGATTCCGAAACAGGCCATTGATCCTTCGTTTAGACAGCATATTTTGCAAGCAGATGCTCAAATCGCCAACATGACAAAAGCACACTTTGGTGACGCTTATAAAGCAAGAGTGACGGGAACTGAGGATTATATCGTGGATTCTTACTCAACCACTCGTGCCTTTCTTGTTGGTCAAGAAATGGGGATCGAAGCACATGTCATGCTAGCCGCCATTCAAAAAGCGCACTATCAAGATGGTCAGCATTTAGATGAGTTGAATGTTTTAGCGGATCTGGCCGTATCTATGGGATTAGATAAAGCGACTTGGAACGAAAAAATGGCTGACTCTGAAGCAAAAATGCGAAGCCAAGTGCAAGAAAGCCATGACCTCATGGGACAACTGCAGGTTAGCGGCTACCCTACATTTATTTTAGAAAAAGAGGATCGTTTAATGCGTCTGCCACACAGTAATTATTATGGCAAAACTGAAGAGTGGAAAAACTATCTAGCCGAATGGGTTTAA